Proteins encoded within one genomic window of Cellulomonas xiejunii:
- the pntB gene encoding Re/Si-specific NAD(P)(+) transhydrogenase subunit beta: MLTSLAQAVYLIAAILFVLSLAGLSKQETARRGNLYGIAGMVLALLATVALAADLSERSVPVTLLLIAMALALGAGIGIWRARSVEMTQMPEMIAILHSFVGLAAVLVGFNSFLTEEPDALHLVEVFLGVLIGAVTFTGSIVAFLKLSARIKSAPLMLPGRNWLNLGALVASAGLMAWFIDSHALLPLALMTVVALALGWHLVASIGGGDMPVVVSMLNSYSGWAAAAAGFMLSNDLLIIVGALVGSSGAILSFIMCKAMNRSFVSVILGGFGAEGGKVAAGDHDYGEHREISAVEVADLLRDASRVVIAPGYGMAVAKAQYPVADLVSKLRGQGVDVRFAVHPVAGRLPGHMNVLLAEAKVPYDIVFEMDEINDDFADTDVVLVIGANDTVNPSALDDPSSPIAGMPVLEVWKAKQVIVFKRSMATGYAGVQNPLFFRENTAMLFGDAKDQVEQIVAPLAVG, translated from the coding sequence GTGCTCACGTCACTGGCCCAGGCCGTCTACCTGATCGCGGCGATCCTCTTCGTGCTCTCCCTCGCAGGGCTGAGCAAGCAGGAGACCGCACGTCGCGGCAACCTCTACGGCATCGCGGGCATGGTCCTCGCGCTGCTCGCCACGGTCGCGCTCGCGGCCGACCTCTCCGAGCGGTCCGTCCCCGTGACGCTGCTGCTCATCGCGATGGCGCTCGCCCTGGGGGCCGGCATCGGCATCTGGCGGGCGCGCAGCGTCGAGATGACGCAGATGCCCGAGATGATCGCGATCCTGCACTCGTTCGTCGGGCTCGCCGCGGTGCTCGTCGGGTTCAACTCGTTCCTCACCGAGGAGCCGGACGCCCTGCACCTGGTCGAGGTGTTCCTCGGCGTGCTCATCGGTGCGGTCACGTTCACCGGCTCGATCGTCGCGTTCCTCAAGCTGTCGGCGCGCATCAAGAGCGCCCCGCTCATGCTGCCCGGCCGCAACTGGCTGAACCTGGGGGCGCTCGTCGCCTCGGCGGGGCTCATGGCGTGGTTCATCGACAGCCACGCGCTGCTGCCGCTCGCGCTGATGACGGTCGTCGCGCTCGCGCTCGGCTGGCACCTGGTCGCGTCGATCGGCGGCGGCGACATGCCGGTCGTCGTGTCCATGCTGAACTCGTACTCGGGCTGGGCGGCGGCCGCGGCCGGCTTCATGCTGAGCAACGACCTGCTCATCATCGTCGGCGCGCTCGTCGGGTCCTCCGGCGCGATCCTGTCCTTCATCATGTGCAAGGCCATGAACCGGTCGTTCGTGTCGGTGATCCTCGGCGGGTTCGGGGCCGAGGGCGGCAAGGTCGCGGCCGGTGACCACGACTACGGCGAGCACCGCGAGATCAGCGCGGTCGAGGTGGCCGACCTGCTGCGCGACGCGAGCCGCGTCGTCATCGCCCCGGGCTACGGGATGGCCGTCGCCAAGGCGCAGTACCCCGTCGCGGACCTGGTCTCCAAGCTGCGCGGCCAGGGCGTCGACGTGCGGTTCGCCGTGCACCCCGTCGCGGGGCGGCTGCCCGGGCACATGAACGTGCTGCTCGCCGAGGCCAAGGTGCCGTACGACATCGTCTTCGAGATGGACGAGATCAACGACGACTTCGCGGACACGGACGTCGTGCTCGTCATCGGCGCGAACGACACCGTGAACCCCTCCGCGCTCGACGACCCGTCGTCGCCCATCGCCGGCATGCCGGTGCTCGAGGTGTGGAAGGCCAAGCAGGTGATCGTGTTCAAGCGGTCCATGGCCACGGGCTACGCCGGTGTGCAGAACCCGCTGTTCTTCCGGGAGAACACGGCCATGCTGTTCGGTGACGCCAAGGACCAGGTCGAGCAGATCGTCGCGCCGCTGGCAGTGGGCTGA
- a CDS encoding endo-1,4-beta-xylanase, giving the protein MPSARPATTSPRIAVTGAAALVAATLALAGALGSPLVAPARAASPVVVHTADFESGLDGWEARGVASVSTTATGARGAGSLLVEDRVDPWDGALVPATELFEPGTTYTISLWVRLPDGAGTADLRLSAQRDLGGEPTYETITTVEGVTSQWRQVTGIYTPGPFDTSSFYVESVSAPVDIMIDDVLVTGIEYTPDLSVTPVSDAVSVPFGIAVEPQDVLGGRGDLLAHHAEQITPGNQMKPESIQPTEGTFTFGAADGLVDWAIEHDMRVYGHTLLWHQQTPAWFFQRDGAALTTSTADQALLRERLRTHIEAVADHYRETYGEYGTPGNPIFAFDVVNEVIDENQSDGLRRSEWYRILGPSYIADAFRYARAAFGPEVQLYINDYNSEYPNKRAPYLRLVTDLLAQGVPVDGVGHQLHVEVGRSISMIEDTIEAFEALDVRQAVTELDVSAYRDSGEQWTTPPAARLVEQGYYYRDMFTMLERHASSFESITIWGLEDSRTWLRSGAAPLLFDGELQVKPAYWGIVDPSRIGTTTTPTPTATATPTATPTATPTATPTATATPTATATPTATPTATATPTVTPTPTPSTGATCRVAYTTNDWNTGFTAGVRVTNAGSSALTGWTLTFAFTGGQRVTQGWSATWSQSGTTVTAANAPWNGTLAAGGTVDIGFNGSHTGSNPRPTAFALNGTPCTVG; this is encoded by the coding sequence ATGCCGTCCGCCCGCCCCGCCACCACGAGCCCGCGGATCGCCGTCACCGGCGCTGCAGCCCTGGTGGCGGCCACCCTGGCCCTCGCCGGCGCGCTGGGCTCGCCGCTCGTCGCACCAGCCCGCGCGGCGTCCCCCGTGGTCGTGCACACCGCGGACTTCGAGTCGGGGCTGGACGGCTGGGAGGCGCGCGGCGTGGCGAGCGTGAGCACGACCGCCACCGGTGCTCGCGGCGCCGGCAGCCTCCTCGTGGAGGACCGGGTGGACCCGTGGGACGGCGCACTCGTCCCCGCCACCGAGCTGTTCGAGCCCGGCACGACCTACACGATCAGCCTGTGGGTGCGGCTGCCCGACGGCGCCGGCACGGCCGACCTGCGGCTCTCCGCGCAGCGCGACCTCGGCGGTGAGCCGACGTACGAGACCATCACGACGGTCGAGGGCGTGACGAGCCAGTGGCGGCAGGTCACCGGCATCTACACCCCCGGGCCGTTCGACACGTCCTCGTTCTACGTCGAGTCCGTGTCCGCACCGGTCGACATCATGATCGACGACGTCCTCGTGACGGGCATCGAGTACACCCCCGACCTCTCGGTGACCCCGGTCTCCGACGCCGTGTCCGTGCCGTTCGGCATCGCCGTCGAGCCGCAGGACGTCCTCGGGGGCCGCGGCGACCTGCTCGCGCACCACGCGGAGCAGATCACGCCCGGCAACCAGATGAAGCCGGAGTCGATCCAGCCCACCGAGGGCACGTTCACGTTCGGTGCGGCCGACGGCCTCGTCGACTGGGCGATCGAGCACGACATGCGCGTCTACGGCCACACGCTGCTGTGGCACCAGCAGACGCCCGCCTGGTTCTTCCAGCGCGACGGTGCCGCCCTGACGACGTCGACCGCCGACCAGGCGCTGCTGCGCGAGCGCCTGCGCACGCACATCGAGGCGGTCGCCGACCACTACCGCGAGACGTACGGCGAGTACGGCACGCCCGGCAACCCGATCTTCGCGTTCGACGTGGTCAACGAGGTCATCGACGAGAACCAGTCCGACGGCCTGCGTCGCAGCGAGTGGTACCGCATCCTCGGCCCGTCGTACATCGCCGACGCCTTCCGGTACGCGCGCGCCGCGTTCGGTCCCGAGGTCCAGCTGTACATCAACGACTACAACTCGGAGTACCCGAACAAGCGCGCGCCCTACCTGCGTCTCGTCACCGACCTGCTCGCGCAGGGCGTGCCGGTCGACGGCGTCGGGCACCAGCTGCACGTCGAGGTCGGCCGCTCGATCTCCATGATCGAGGACACGATCGAGGCCTTCGAGGCGCTCGACGTGCGGCAGGCCGTCACCGAGCTCGACGTGTCGGCGTACCGCGACTCCGGCGAGCAGTGGACGACACCGCCGGCGGCCCGCCTGGTCGAGCAGGGGTACTACTACCGCGACATGTTCACGATGCTCGAGCGGCACGCGTCGTCGTTCGAGTCGATCACGATCTGGGGCCTGGAGGACTCCCGGACGTGGCTGCGCTCGGGTGCGGCACCGCTCCTCTTCGACGGGGAGCTGCAGGTCAAGCCCGCGTACTGGGGGATCGTGGACCCGTCCCGCATCGGGACGACGACGACGCCCACCCCGACGGCGACCGCCACCCCGACCGCCACACCGACCGCCACCCCGACCGCCACACCGACCGCGACGGCCACGCCGACGGCGACCGCCACCCCGACCGCCACGCCGACCGCGACCGCCACCCCGACGGTGACGCCCACCCCGACGCCGAGCACCGGCGCCACCTGCCGCGTCGCGTACACGACGAACGACTGGAACACGGGCTTCACGGCGGGCGTGCGGGTCACCAACGCGGGCTCGTCGGCGCTGACCGGCTGGACCCTGACCTTCGCGTTCACGGGCGGCCAGCGAGTCACGCAGGGCTGGTCGGCGACGTGGTCGCAGTCCGGCACGACGGTCACGGCAGCCAACGCGCCGTGGAACGGCACGCTCGCCGCGGGCGGCACCGTCGACATCGGGTTCAACGGCTCGCACACGGGCAGCAACCCGCGTCCCACGGCGTTCGCGCTCAACGGCACGCCGTGCACGGTCGGCTGA
- a CDS encoding putative protein N(5)-glutamine methyltransferase, producing the protein MTSADPSAALVARLRAAGCVFAEDEAALLVAAAGDQPSAGGVASPAGTVDALEALVARRVAGEPLETVLGWVEFAGLRLGVGPGVFVPRRRTELLARTAVRLARESGPTPVVVEACCGVAPVASLVAREVPGAQVHAADLDPVAVGWARRNLAHRGQAWVGDLLDPVPPALRGRVDVLVANAPYVPHDAIATMPPEARDHEPHAALDGGADGVDVQRRLLALAPVWVRAGGHVLVETSVRQTALTRAACPPGWPVEVLRDDDVDGTVVVARRPA; encoded by the coding sequence GTGACGTCCGCCGATCCCTCCGCCGCGCTCGTCGCCCGGCTGCGCGCCGCCGGCTGCGTCTTCGCGGAGGACGAGGCAGCGCTGCTCGTCGCGGCGGCCGGGGACCAGCCCTCCGCCGGCGGCGTCGCGAGCCCGGCCGGCACGGTCGACGCCCTGGAGGCCCTCGTCGCCCGCCGGGTCGCCGGCGAGCCGCTCGAGACGGTGCTCGGGTGGGTCGAGTTCGCTGGGCTCCGGCTCGGCGTCGGGCCCGGCGTGTTCGTCCCCCGGCGCCGGACCGAGCTGCTCGCCCGGACGGCCGTGCGTCTGGCGCGCGAGTCCGGGCCCACGCCCGTGGTCGTGGAGGCGTGCTGCGGTGTCGCGCCCGTCGCGAGCCTCGTCGCCCGTGAGGTGCCGGGCGCCCAGGTCCACGCGGCGGACCTCGACCCCGTCGCCGTCGGGTGGGCGCGGCGCAACCTCGCGCACAGGGGGCAGGCGTGGGTGGGGGACCTGCTCGACCCGGTGCCGCCCGCGCTGCGCGGACGCGTCGACGTGCTCGTCGCGAACGCGCCCTACGTGCCGCACGACGCGATCGCCACCATGCCGCCCGAGGCGCGGGACCACGAGCCCCACGCCGCCCTCGACGGCGGTGCGGACGGGGTCGACGTCCAGCGCCGGCTGCTCGCGCTCGCGCCGGTGTGGGTGCGCGCCGGTGGTCACGTGCTGGTCGAGACGAGCGTCCGGCAGACCGCGCTGACCCGGGCCGCGTGCCCGCCCGGGTGGCCGGTCGAGGTCCTGCGTGACGACGACGTCGACGGCACGGTCGTCGTCGCGCGCCGCCCCGCCTGA
- the eno gene encoding phosphopyruvate hydratase, translated as MASIEAVGAREILDSRGNPTVEVEVALDDGTIARAAVPSGASTGAFEAVERRDADDPRYLGKGVQGAVNAVIDDIAPELIGFEASEQRLVDAALIELDGTPNKGKLGANAILGVSLAVAKAAADSADLPLFRYVGGPNAHVLPVPMMNILNGGSHADSNVDVQEFMVAPIGAPTFREALRTGTEVYHSLKSVLKSNGLSTGLGDEGGFAPNLPSNRAALDLIITAIEKAGFVPGKDVALALDVAATEFFSDDKYAFEGQKLQSAAMIEYYEALVADYPLVSIEDPLAEDDWEAWVALMARIGDKVQIVGDDLFVTNPERLAKGIKLKAANSLLVKLNQIGSLTETLDAVSLAQRNGFTTMTSHRSGETEDTTIADLSVATNAGQIKTGAPARGERINKYNQLLRIEEELDDAGIYAGASAFPRFQG; from the coding sequence ATGGCCAGCATCGAGGCCGTTGGCGCCCGCGAGATCCTGGACTCGCGCGGCAACCCCACTGTCGAGGTCGAGGTCGCCCTCGACGACGGCACCATCGCCCGTGCCGCCGTCCCCTCGGGGGCGTCCACCGGTGCGTTCGAGGCCGTCGAGCGCCGTGACGCCGATGACCCCCGCTACCTCGGCAAGGGCGTCCAGGGCGCCGTCAACGCCGTGATCGACGACATCGCTCCCGAGCTCATCGGCTTCGAGGCCAGCGAGCAGCGTCTCGTGGACGCCGCGCTCATCGAGCTCGACGGCACGCCCAACAAGGGCAAGCTGGGCGCCAACGCGATCCTCGGCGTCTCGCTCGCGGTCGCCAAGGCCGCGGCCGACTCGGCCGACCTGCCGCTGTTCCGCTACGTCGGCGGCCCCAACGCGCACGTCCTGCCCGTGCCGATGATGAACATCCTCAACGGTGGGTCGCACGCCGACTCCAACGTCGACGTCCAGGAGTTCATGGTCGCCCCGATCGGCGCCCCCACGTTCCGTGAGGCGCTGCGGACCGGCACCGAGGTCTACCACTCGCTGAAGTCCGTGCTGAAGAGCAACGGCCTGTCGACCGGTCTCGGCGACGAGGGCGGCTTCGCCCCGAACCTGCCGAGCAACCGCGCCGCGCTCGACCTCATCATCACCGCGATCGAGAAGGCCGGCTTCGTGCCCGGCAAGGACGTCGCGCTCGCGCTCGACGTCGCGGCGACGGAGTTCTTCTCCGACGACAAGTACGCGTTCGAGGGCCAGAAGCTGCAGTCGGCCGCGATGATCGAGTACTACGAGGCACTCGTCGCGGACTACCCGCTGGTCTCCATCGAGGACCCGCTGGCCGAGGACGACTGGGAGGCCTGGGTCGCGCTCATGGCGCGCATCGGCGACAAGGTCCAGATCGTCGGCGACGACCTGTTCGTCACCAACCCGGAGCGCCTCGCCAAGGGCATCAAGCTCAAGGCCGCGAACTCCCTGCTGGTCAAGCTCAACCAGATCGGCTCGCTCACCGAGACGCTCGACGCGGTCTCGCTCGCGCAGCGCAACGGCTTCACGACGATGACCTCGCACCGCTCCGGCGAGACCGAGGACACGACGATCGCGGACCTGTCCGTCGCGACGAACGCCGGCCAGATCAAGACCGGTGCGCCCGCCCGTGGCGAGCGCATCAACAAGTACAACCAGCTCCTGCGCATCGAGGAGGAGCTCGACGACGCCGGCATCTACGCCGGTGCGAGCGCCTTCCCGCGCTTCCAGGGCTGA
- a CDS encoding PadR family transcriptional regulator — MRLRSRGWGDMTWQESPTGRPRRYHRLTDPGRAARGAFVEVWRHYRTAVDRLLEGPPARPRSPPP, encoded by the coding sequence ATGCGCCTGCGGAGCCGCGGCTGGGGCGACATGACCTGGCAGGAGTCCCCCACCGGGCGGCCCCGCCGGTACCACCGCCTCACCGACCCGGGGCGCGCCGCCCGCGGCGCCTTCGTCGAGGTCTGGCGCCACTACCGCACCGCCGTCGACCGCCTGCTGGAAGGACCGCCCGCACGACCGCGGTCGCCACCCCCCTGA
- a CDS encoding FtsB family cell division protein has protein sequence MFTVRAMVFSLVVLVAFVLVYPTLGSYLSARAEVEQLRLARDAALAENADLEADLKRWDDDAYIVAQARERLSFVMPGETAFLVVDPETVPDTPADVGGAVPETGDGATRPWYATVWESVEIAGSLDVDGRPTDEPAPPGGPVVPESGTEPAG, from the coding sequence ATGTTCACGGTCCGCGCGATGGTGTTCTCGCTGGTCGTCCTGGTCGCGTTCGTCCTGGTCTACCCGACGCTCGGCTCCTACCTTTCGGCACGGGCCGAGGTCGAGCAGCTCCGCCTGGCACGTGACGCGGCGCTCGCGGAGAACGCCGACCTGGAGGCCGACCTCAAGCGGTGGGACGACGACGCGTACATCGTCGCGCAGGCGCGTGAGCGGCTGTCGTTCGTCATGCCGGGGGAGACCGCGTTCCTCGTCGTCGACCCCGAGACCGTGCCCGACACGCCGGCGGACGTCGGCGGCGCTGTCCCCGAGACGGGCGACGGTGCGACGCGCCCCTGGTACGCGACCGTGTGGGAGTCCGTGGAGATCGCGGGCAGCCTCGACGTGGACGGGCGGCCCACGGACGAGCCGGCACCGCCCGGTGGCCCGGTGGTCCCCGAGTCCGGCACGGAGCCCGCCGGCTGA
- a CDS encoding DUF501 domain-containing protein, whose product MPDVPDAPAVTDAVSERDVEVLTEQLGRPPRGVVGVAARCVCGRPLVVRTAPRLDDGTPFPTTYYLTSPQAVAAVSAIEAKGVMKELTARLAQDEELAAGHRRAHEAYLADREALGHVPEIAGISAGGMPQRVKCLHVLVAHALAAGPGVNPVGDEALAMIADRWRPDRCTC is encoded by the coding sequence GTGCCCGACGTCCCTGACGCCCCGGCGGTGACGGACGCCGTCAGCGAGCGGGACGTCGAGGTGCTGACCGAGCAGCTCGGCAGGCCGCCGCGCGGGGTCGTCGGCGTCGCCGCGCGCTGCGTGTGCGGACGCCCCCTGGTGGTGCGGACCGCGCCGCGTCTGGACGACGGCACACCGTTCCCGACGACCTACTACCTGACCTCGCCGCAGGCCGTCGCCGCCGTGAGCGCGATCGAGGCGAAGGGTGTGATGAAGGAGCTGACGGCGCGGCTCGCGCAGGACGAGGAGCTCGCGGCGGGGCACCGGCGCGCGCACGAGGCGTACCTCGCGGACCGCGAGGCGCTCGGTCACGTGCCGGAGATCGCCGGGATCTCCGCCGGCGGCATGCCGCAGCGCGTCAAGTGCCTGCACGTGCTGGTCGCGCACGCGCTCGCGGCCGGGCCGGGCGTGAACCCCGTGGGTGACGAGGCGCTGGCGATGATCGCCGACCGGTGGCGTCCCGACCGCTGCACCTGCTGA
- a CDS encoding Ppx/GppA phosphatase family protein, giving the protein MTRVAAIDCGTNSIRLLVADVDPAAGTLVDLERSNEVVRLGQGVDRTGLLAPEALERTLSATRRYHEVCQRLGVEAVRFVATSATRDARNREDFVAGVRDALGVEPEVVAGDEEARLSFRGATGVLASRYDGPFLVVDLGGGSTELVLGTDAPEAAVSMDVGSVRLTERHLHDDPPTPAQVAAADADVRAALDAAAAVVPLGRTVTLVGLAGSVTTLTAHALGLDHYDRTRIDGAVLGVDDVLASCEDMLARTREQRAALPYLHPGRVDVIGAGALVWREVVRRVRGEVAAAGGELTHVVTSEHDILDGIAWSIAER; this is encoded by the coding sequence GTGACACGCGTGGCAGCCATCGACTGCGGGACCAACTCCATCCGTCTGCTCGTCGCGGACGTCGACCCGGCGGCGGGCACCCTCGTCGACCTGGAGCGCAGCAACGAGGTGGTGCGACTGGGCCAGGGCGTCGACCGCACCGGGCTGCTGGCCCCCGAGGCGCTCGAGCGCACGCTCTCGGCGACGCGCCGGTACCACGAGGTGTGCCAGCGCCTGGGCGTCGAGGCGGTGCGGTTCGTCGCGACGTCCGCGACGCGTGACGCGCGCAACCGCGAGGACTTCGTGGCCGGGGTGCGCGACGCGCTGGGCGTGGAGCCCGAGGTCGTCGCGGGGGACGAGGAGGCGCGGCTGTCGTTCCGCGGCGCGACGGGGGTGCTCGCGAGCCGGTACGACGGGCCGTTCCTCGTCGTCGACCTGGGCGGCGGCTCGACCGAGCTGGTCCTGGGCACCGACGCGCCGGAGGCGGCGGTGTCGATGGACGTGGGCTCGGTGCGGCTCACCGAGCGGCACCTGCACGACGACCCCCCGACGCCCGCGCAGGTCGCCGCGGCCGACGCCGACGTGCGGGCGGCGCTGGACGCCGCTGCTGCCGTCGTACCGCTGGGCCGGACCGTGACGCTCGTGGGCCTCGCGGGGTCCGTGACGACGCTCACCGCGCACGCCCTCGGCCTGGACCACTACGACCGCACGCGCATCGACGGTGCGGTGCTCGGTGTCGACGACGTGCTCGCGTCGTGCGAGGACATGCTGGCCCGCACGCGCGAGCAGCGCGCGGCGCTGCCCTACCTGCACCCCGGCCGGGTCGACGTCATCGGCGCGGGCGCGCTCGTGTGGCGCGAGGTCGTGCGGCGGGTCCGCGGCGAGGTGGCGGCGGCCGGGGGAGAGCTGACCCACGTGGTCACCTCCGAGCACGACATCCTCGACGGCATCGCCTGGAGCATCGCCGAGCGCTGA
- a CDS encoding PadR family transcriptional regulator → MDTTQLLKGVLDLAVLSVVADEDGYGYDVVRRLRAAGIEEVGDASVYGTLRRLYSSGALTSYVVPSDEGPHRKYYGINAQGRAMLAAQRKDWFEFAGTMQRLLGTEGGA, encoded by the coding sequence ATGGACACCACGCAGCTGCTCAAGGGGGTGCTGGACCTGGCCGTGCTGTCCGTCGTCGCGGACGAGGACGGCTACGGCTACGACGTCGTGCGACGCCTGCGCGCCGCGGGCATCGAGGAGGTCGGTGACGCGTCGGTGTACGGCACGCTGCGCCGGCTGTACTCGTCGGGGGCGCTGACGTCGTACGTCGTGCCCAGCGACGAGGGACCGCACCGCAAGTACTACGGCATCAACGCGCAGGGGCGAGCGATGCTCGCCGCGCAGCGCAAGGACTGGTTCGAGTTCGCGGGCACGATGCAGCGCCTGCTCGGGACGGAGGGTGGGGCATGA